One window from the genome of Streptomyces cadmiisoli encodes:
- a CDS encoding recombinase family protein yields the protein MARVSTAEQADGYGIKIQVTAGEDYISRQPGWILPPELVFIDEGVSGSIIDRPEMLRLEEMARAGLIDVIVVHKFDRIGRTGRAFWTWIWAMEDLGISFVSVTQNIDSSTKFGKQQLQFYAMMAEAEWDLIRDRTVNGRNTAALEGRWPSGTPAYGHKTVGARKRRMAVVCKKEAKVIKLACELIVDQGMNAEDAARELNARGCRTRTGAPWQGPNLTARLKSETISGTFIYRNPDKSGNRVKMNIDGTPLYGDSVEIKLPKILGKKRHNALLAALKLRSRPKTSAYDYPLSTRIKSGCGHYTGRHDAKSGTRFYHCTTGGTGCNDMPIDANTIEQAVWGKITETINDRKQLERIAQDWVRKIPGDIDDKRKRVDTLSKSVGQIETNLVTATVNLATMANLTEEIKAAALDKLNSDLTAEKELLKEAQRILKEHEAVEARVSSVMAVVETAQAKIREISLSEMREVMEIFRIEVELLGELKPNRPGVPCKVSTWHKADQVPVPDFISEEEWPEVESFLRATLGRRMPFVRSGPPLRVQINGALYRLRHDCAWSEVPEEYGTYHTLKKRQEGLWEAGVWPQLVKTLNQRRLGVAMPTARYLPGLVIRGELVGDLRLVGTDAATGEQSSTRPTRATRS from the coding sequence ATGGCTCGTGTGTCGACCGCTGAACAAGCGGACGGTTACGGCATCAAAATTCAGGTAACCGCTGGGGAAGACTACATTTCCCGTCAGCCGGGATGGATCCTCCCTCCGGAACTGGTTTTTATTGATGAGGGCGTTTCAGGGTCCATCATTGACCGCCCGGAAATGCTCCGTCTTGAGGAAATGGCCCGTGCGGGCCTAATCGATGTAATCGTTGTCCATAAGTTTGACCGCATCGGTCGTACAGGTCGCGCATTCTGGACCTGGATTTGGGCAATGGAAGACCTGGGTATTTCCTTTGTGTCTGTAACCCAGAACATTGACTCCAGCACCAAATTTGGCAAGCAGCAATTGCAGTTTTACGCCATGATGGCGGAAGCTGAATGGGACCTGATTAGGGACCGGACGGTAAACGGCCGGAACACAGCGGCCCTGGAGGGCCGGTGGCCCAGTGGCACACCCGCTTACGGGCATAAGACCGTTGGGGCGCGTAAGCGCCGTATGGCGGTTGTCTGCAAAAAGGAAGCCAAGGTAATCAAGCTTGCATGCGAACTAATCGTTGACCAGGGCATGAATGCGGAGGATGCCGCACGGGAACTTAACGCCCGGGGTTGCCGTACCCGCACGGGTGCCCCGTGGCAGGGGCCTAACCTGACTGCCAGACTCAAGAGCGAAACGATTAGCGGCACGTTCATTTACCGTAACCCTGACAAGTCGGGGAATAGGGTAAAGATGAATATCGACGGTACGCCCCTTTACGGGGACAGTGTCGAAATCAAACTCCCTAAGATTCTGGGTAAGAAGCGTCACAATGCGCTTTTGGCGGCCCTTAAGCTTCGGTCGCGGCCCAAGACGTCCGCATACGATTACCCCCTTTCCACCCGTATTAAGAGCGGGTGTGGGCATTACACGGGTCGGCATGACGCTAAGAGCGGCACCCGGTTTTATCACTGCACGACCGGTGGCACGGGATGTAATGACATGCCGATTGACGCCAACACCATTGAGCAGGCGGTTTGGGGGAAGATCACTGAAACCATTAACGACCGAAAGCAGCTAGAGCGGATTGCGCAAGACTGGGTTAGGAAGATTCCCGGGGATATCGACGATAAGCGTAAGCGCGTCGACACGCTCTCTAAGAGTGTCGGGCAGATTGAAACTAACCTCGTTACGGCAACGGTTAACCTTGCCACCATGGCCAACCTTACGGAGGAGATTAAGGCCGCAGCGCTGGACAAGCTGAATAGTGATCTGACTGCCGAAAAGGAACTCCTTAAAGAGGCTCAGCGCATTCTTAAGGAACATGAGGCGGTGGAGGCGCGCGTCAGCTCCGTCATGGCTGTAGTGGAAACGGCGCAAGCCAAAATCCGAGAAATCTCCCTTTCCGAAATGCGCGAAGTCATGGAGATTTTTAGGATTGAGGTAGAGCTACTGGGGGAGTTGAAGCCTAACCGCCCGGGTGTTCCGTGCAAGGTTTCCACGTGGCACAAGGCTGATCAGGTACCGGTCCCCGATTTCATCAGTGAGGAGGAGTGGCCGGAGGTGGAGTCTTTCCTGCGGGCCACGCTGGGCCGGAGGATGCCGTTCGTTCGCTCCGGGCCCCCGCTACGGGTGCAGATCAATGGAGCGCTGTACCGGCTCAGGCACGATTGCGCATGGTCTGAGGTACCGGAGGAGTACGGGACGTACCACACTCTCAAGAAGAGGCAGGAAGGCTTGTGGGAGGCCGGAGTCTGGCCCCAGTTGGTCAAGACGTTGAATCAGCGGCGACTTGGGGTGGCCATGCCCACGGCCCGCTACCTGCCTGGACTCGTCATCAGGGGTGAGCTAGTTGGGGACCTTCGCTTGGTAGGCACCGATGCCGCAACAGGCGAACAGTCTTCAACAAGGCCGACGCGGGCGACGAGGAGCTGA